From one Candoia aspera isolate rCanAsp1 chromosome 17, rCanAsp1.hap2, whole genome shotgun sequence genomic stretch:
- the USF1 gene encoding upstream stimulatory factor 1 isoform X4, protein MKGQQKASETEEGTVQIQEVATGEDPTSVAIASIQSAATFPDPNIKYVFRAENGGTQLMYRVIQVAEGQLDGQTEGSGAISGYPAPQSMTQAVIQGAFTSEDAVETEATATETHYTYYPATAVADTSTSAGAGTTAVVTTQNSDALLGQATPTGTGQFFVMMSPQEVLQSGTQRSIAPRTHPYSPKSEAPRTTRDEKRRAQHNEVERRRRDKINNWIVQLSKIIPDCSVENTKSGQSKGGILSKACDYIQELRQNNIRLSEELQGLDQLQVDNGLLRQQVEDLKNKNLILRAQLRQHGVEVIIKETH, encoded by the exons ATGAAGGG gcagcaaAAAGCATCCGAGACAGAAGAGGGCACGGTCCAAATCCAAGAAG TAGCGACAGGTGAAGATCCCACCAGCGTGGCCATTGCTAGCATCCAGTCAGCGGCCACTTTTCCAGATCCCAACATCAAATATGTCTTCCGCGCAGAGAATGGAGGCACTCAG CTGATGTACAGAGTGATACAGGTGGCCGAGGGCCAGCTGGATGGGCAGACGGAGGGCAGTGGGGCCATCAGCGGCTACCCTGCACCACAGTCCATGACTCAG GCTGTCATCCAAGGAGCATTCACAAGCGAAGATGCTGTGGAGACCGAAGCCACGGCCACTGAGACTCACTATACCTACTACCCTGCCACGGCGGTGGCCGACACCAGCACCTCGGCCGGAGCAGGGACGACTGCGGTGGTCACCACCCAGAACTCGGATGCTCTTCTCGGACAAGCTACTCCCACCGGCACAG GGCAATTCTTTGTCATGATGTCACCACAGGAAGTGCTGCAGAGTGGAACCCAGAGGTCCATCGCGCCCAGGACTCACCCCTACTCACC gaaatcagaagctccACGGACAACGCGGGATGAGAAACGCCGGGCGCAGCACAACGAAG TGGAACGCCGGCGCAGGGACAAGATCAACAACTGGATTGTGCAGCTGTCCAAGATCATTCCTGACTGTTCTGTGGAGAACACCAAATCCGGGCAG AGCAAAGGAGGGATCCTCTCCAAAGCTTGTGACTATATTCAGGAGTTGAGGCAAAACAACATCCGTCTTTCTGAGGAACTGCAGGGCCTGGACCAGCTCCAGGTGGATAACGGACTCTTGCGACAGCAG GTTGaagatctgaaaaacaaaaacctgattTTGCGGGCACAGCTCCGACAGCACGGTGTGGAGGTGATCATTAAGGAGACGCACTGA
- the USF1 gene encoding upstream stimulatory factor 1 isoform X3: MKGRQQKASETEEGTVQIQEVATGEDPTSVAIASIQSAATFPDPNIKYVFRAENGGTQLMYRVIQVAEGQLDGQTEGSGAISGYPAPQSMTQAVIQGAFTSEDAVETEATATETHYTYYPATAVADTSTSAGAGTTAVVTTQNSDALLGQATPTGTGQFFVMMSPQEVLQSGTQRSIAPRTHPYSPKSEAPRTTRDEKRRAQHNEVERRRRDKINNWIVQLSKIIPDCSVENTKSGQSKGGILSKACDYIQELRQNNIRLSEELQGLDQLQVDNGLLRQQVEDLKNKNLILRAQLRQHGVEVIIKETH, translated from the exons ATGAAGGG caggcagcaaAAAGCATCCGAGACAGAAGAGGGCACGGTCCAAATCCAAGAAG TAGCGACAGGTGAAGATCCCACCAGCGTGGCCATTGCTAGCATCCAGTCAGCGGCCACTTTTCCAGATCCCAACATCAAATATGTCTTCCGCGCAGAGAATGGAGGCACTCAG CTGATGTACAGAGTGATACAGGTGGCCGAGGGCCAGCTGGATGGGCAGACGGAGGGCAGTGGGGCCATCAGCGGCTACCCTGCACCACAGTCCATGACTCAG GCTGTCATCCAAGGAGCATTCACAAGCGAAGATGCTGTGGAGACCGAAGCCACGGCCACTGAGACTCACTATACCTACTACCCTGCCACGGCGGTGGCCGACACCAGCACCTCGGCCGGAGCAGGGACGACTGCGGTGGTCACCACCCAGAACTCGGATGCTCTTCTCGGACAAGCTACTCCCACCGGCACAG GGCAATTCTTTGTCATGATGTCACCACAGGAAGTGCTGCAGAGTGGAACCCAGAGGTCCATCGCGCCCAGGACTCACCCCTACTCACC gaaatcagaagctccACGGACAACGCGGGATGAGAAACGCCGGGCGCAGCACAACGAAG TGGAACGCCGGCGCAGGGACAAGATCAACAACTGGATTGTGCAGCTGTCCAAGATCATTCCTGACTGTTCTGTGGAGAACACCAAATCCGGGCAG AGCAAAGGAGGGATCCTCTCCAAAGCTTGTGACTATATTCAGGAGTTGAGGCAAAACAACATCCGTCTTTCTGAGGAACTGCAGGGCCTGGACCAGCTCCAGGTGGATAACGGACTCTTGCGACAGCAG GTTGaagatctgaaaaacaaaaacctgattTTGCGGGCACAGCTCCGACAGCACGGTGTGGAGGTGATCATTAAGGAGACGCACTGA
- the USF1 gene encoding upstream stimulatory factor 1 isoform X1, which yields MKGRQQKASETEEGTVQIQEGAVATGEDPTSVAIASIQSAATFPDPNIKYVFRAENGGTQLMYRVIQVAEGQLDGQTEGSGAISGYPAPQSMTQAVIQGAFTSEDAVETEATATETHYTYYPATAVADTSTSAGAGTTAVVTTQNSDALLGQATPTGTGQFFVMMSPQEVLQSGTQRSIAPRTHPYSPKSEAPRTTRDEKRRAQHNEVERRRRDKINNWIVQLSKIIPDCSVENTKSGQSKGGILSKACDYIQELRQNNIRLSEELQGLDQLQVDNGLLRQQVEDLKNKNLILRAQLRQHGVEVIIKETH from the exons ATGAAGGG caggcagcaaAAAGCATCCGAGACAGAAGAGGGCACGGTCCAAATCCAAGAAG GGGCAGTAGCGACAGGTGAAGATCCCACCAGCGTGGCCATTGCTAGCATCCAGTCAGCGGCCACTTTTCCAGATCCCAACATCAAATATGTCTTCCGCGCAGAGAATGGAGGCACTCAG CTGATGTACAGAGTGATACAGGTGGCCGAGGGCCAGCTGGATGGGCAGACGGAGGGCAGTGGGGCCATCAGCGGCTACCCTGCACCACAGTCCATGACTCAG GCTGTCATCCAAGGAGCATTCACAAGCGAAGATGCTGTGGAGACCGAAGCCACGGCCACTGAGACTCACTATACCTACTACCCTGCCACGGCGGTGGCCGACACCAGCACCTCGGCCGGAGCAGGGACGACTGCGGTGGTCACCACCCAGAACTCGGATGCTCTTCTCGGACAAGCTACTCCCACCGGCACAG GGCAATTCTTTGTCATGATGTCACCACAGGAAGTGCTGCAGAGTGGAACCCAGAGGTCCATCGCGCCCAGGACTCACCCCTACTCACC gaaatcagaagctccACGGACAACGCGGGATGAGAAACGCCGGGCGCAGCACAACGAAG TGGAACGCCGGCGCAGGGACAAGATCAACAACTGGATTGTGCAGCTGTCCAAGATCATTCCTGACTGTTCTGTGGAGAACACCAAATCCGGGCAG AGCAAAGGAGGGATCCTCTCCAAAGCTTGTGACTATATTCAGGAGTTGAGGCAAAACAACATCCGTCTTTCTGAGGAACTGCAGGGCCTGGACCAGCTCCAGGTGGATAACGGACTCTTGCGACAGCAG GTTGaagatctgaaaaacaaaaacctgattTTGCGGGCACAGCTCCGACAGCACGGTGTGGAGGTGATCATTAAGGAGACGCACTGA
- the USF1 gene encoding upstream stimulatory factor 1 isoform X2, with protein MKGQQKASETEEGTVQIQEGAVATGEDPTSVAIASIQSAATFPDPNIKYVFRAENGGTQLMYRVIQVAEGQLDGQTEGSGAISGYPAPQSMTQAVIQGAFTSEDAVETEATATETHYTYYPATAVADTSTSAGAGTTAVVTTQNSDALLGQATPTGTGQFFVMMSPQEVLQSGTQRSIAPRTHPYSPKSEAPRTTRDEKRRAQHNEVERRRRDKINNWIVQLSKIIPDCSVENTKSGQSKGGILSKACDYIQELRQNNIRLSEELQGLDQLQVDNGLLRQQVEDLKNKNLILRAQLRQHGVEVIIKETH; from the exons ATGAAGGG gcagcaaAAAGCATCCGAGACAGAAGAGGGCACGGTCCAAATCCAAGAAG GGGCAGTAGCGACAGGTGAAGATCCCACCAGCGTGGCCATTGCTAGCATCCAGTCAGCGGCCACTTTTCCAGATCCCAACATCAAATATGTCTTCCGCGCAGAGAATGGAGGCACTCAG CTGATGTACAGAGTGATACAGGTGGCCGAGGGCCAGCTGGATGGGCAGACGGAGGGCAGTGGGGCCATCAGCGGCTACCCTGCACCACAGTCCATGACTCAG GCTGTCATCCAAGGAGCATTCACAAGCGAAGATGCTGTGGAGACCGAAGCCACGGCCACTGAGACTCACTATACCTACTACCCTGCCACGGCGGTGGCCGACACCAGCACCTCGGCCGGAGCAGGGACGACTGCGGTGGTCACCACCCAGAACTCGGATGCTCTTCTCGGACAAGCTACTCCCACCGGCACAG GGCAATTCTTTGTCATGATGTCACCACAGGAAGTGCTGCAGAGTGGAACCCAGAGGTCCATCGCGCCCAGGACTCACCCCTACTCACC gaaatcagaagctccACGGACAACGCGGGATGAGAAACGCCGGGCGCAGCACAACGAAG TGGAACGCCGGCGCAGGGACAAGATCAACAACTGGATTGTGCAGCTGTCCAAGATCATTCCTGACTGTTCTGTGGAGAACACCAAATCCGGGCAG AGCAAAGGAGGGATCCTCTCCAAAGCTTGTGACTATATTCAGGAGTTGAGGCAAAACAACATCCGTCTTTCTGAGGAACTGCAGGGCCTGGACCAGCTCCAGGTGGATAACGGACTCTTGCGACAGCAG GTTGaagatctgaaaaacaaaaacctgattTTGCGGGCACAGCTCCGACAGCACGGTGTGGAGGTGATCATTAAGGAGACGCACTGA
- the USF1 gene encoding upstream stimulatory factor 1 isoform X5, which translates to MKGRQQKASETEEGTVQIQEGAVATGEDPTSVAIASIQSAATFPDPNIKYVFRAENGGTQLMYRVIQVAEGQLDGQTEGSGAISGYPAPQSMTQAVIQGAFTSEDAVETEATATETHYTYYPATAVADTSTSAGAGTTAVVTTQNSDALLGQATPTGTGQFFVMMSPQEVLQSGTQRSIAPRTHPYSPKSEAPRTTRDEKRRAQHNEVERRRRDKINNWIVQLSKIIPDCSVENTKSGQSKGGILSKACDYIQELRQNNIRLSEELQGLDQLQVDNGLLRQQVRLKI; encoded by the exons ATGAAGGG caggcagcaaAAAGCATCCGAGACAGAAGAGGGCACGGTCCAAATCCAAGAAG GGGCAGTAGCGACAGGTGAAGATCCCACCAGCGTGGCCATTGCTAGCATCCAGTCAGCGGCCACTTTTCCAGATCCCAACATCAAATATGTCTTCCGCGCAGAGAATGGAGGCACTCAG CTGATGTACAGAGTGATACAGGTGGCCGAGGGCCAGCTGGATGGGCAGACGGAGGGCAGTGGGGCCATCAGCGGCTACCCTGCACCACAGTCCATGACTCAG GCTGTCATCCAAGGAGCATTCACAAGCGAAGATGCTGTGGAGACCGAAGCCACGGCCACTGAGACTCACTATACCTACTACCCTGCCACGGCGGTGGCCGACACCAGCACCTCGGCCGGAGCAGGGACGACTGCGGTGGTCACCACCCAGAACTCGGATGCTCTTCTCGGACAAGCTACTCCCACCGGCACAG GGCAATTCTTTGTCATGATGTCACCACAGGAAGTGCTGCAGAGTGGAACCCAGAGGTCCATCGCGCCCAGGACTCACCCCTACTCACC gaaatcagaagctccACGGACAACGCGGGATGAGAAACGCCGGGCGCAGCACAACGAAG TGGAACGCCGGCGCAGGGACAAGATCAACAACTGGATTGTGCAGCTGTCCAAGATCATTCCTGACTGTTCTGTGGAGAACACCAAATCCGGGCAG AGCAAAGGAGGGATCCTCTCCAAAGCTTGTGACTATATTCAGGAGTTGAGGCAAAACAACATCCGTCTTTCTGAGGAACTGCAGGGCCTGGACCAGCTCCAGGTGGATAACGGACTCTTGCGACAGCAGGTGAG GTTGaagatctga